In Topomyia yanbarensis strain Yona2022 chromosome 2, ASM3024719v1, whole genome shotgun sequence, one DNA window encodes the following:
- the LOC131680186 gene encoding uncharacterized protein LOC131680186, translating into MNASDDATTWKGEPNLTPDGRWFGDPEVLHINEEYWPSSSDVMYDTTKEQRSSLVIEHHVVHSIFDWERFSKWHRLSKTVGYVVRYVGNLKAKARKHPTTKGPLCQEELATAETWIFRAIQKEVYPKEVGILSSIGTQKGGSKLGCDSKLFKLAAFMDEKGVMRMESRISLASFAAYDTRYPIILPRNHHVTILIIMWYHHKFLHGNKETVINNMLQRFHVSCLRVVVRSVTRECQQCKIRKAKPSIPRMSPLPAARLGAFFRPFTFVGLDYFGPMIIRVGRSNVKRWVALFTCLYIRAMHLEVVHSLSTESCKMAIRRFVARRGSPSEIYSDNATNFLGACNELRSEFKSINESLAETFTNASTRWLFIPPSVPHMGGAWERMVRSVKTAFYAITTTKLPTEEMFGTVLVEAEGIVNSRPLTFLALDEGNQESLTPNHFLLMSSNGVVQTPRKIYESNAMCRSDWDHCRRMVDLFWRRWIREYLPVISRRTKWFGEVRSVKQGDLVIVVDDGLRNGWVRGRVLKVRPGRDGRVCQAWVQTSSGVLRRPVAKLAVLDLDSGKTGARRGDKCYGPGNVTVDMTEPVSPLGRSVIPATDSDRQDSSSSICHMIEGKSSSPGIENSRLSVVSFI; encoded by the coding sequence ATGAATGCGTCTGATGATGCTACAACGTGGAAAGGCGAGCCTAATCTAACCCCGGATGGTCGCTGGTTTGGGGACCCTGAAGTTTTGCATATTAATGAGGAGTACTGGCCGTCATCCTCCGATGTTATGTACGATACAACCAAGGAGCAACGGTCCAGTTTGGTGATCGAGCATCATGTAGTTCACTCGATTTTCGACTGGGAGAGATTTTCGAAATGGCACCGTTTGTCTAAAACCGTCGGGTACGTTGTGCGATATGTCGGCAATTTGAAAGCCAAAGCCCGAAAACATCCCACTACAAAGGGTCCATTGTGCCAAGAAGAGTTGGCAACAGCGGAGACGTGGATCTTTCGCGCGATTCAAAAGGAGGTCTACCCGAAGGAAGTGGGCATACTGTCTTCCATTGGCACTCAGAAAGGAGGCTCGAAATTAGGCTGCGACAGTAAGCTTTTCAAACTTGCTGCATTCATGGATGAGAAAGGGGTCATGCGTATGGAAAGCAGAATCAGCCTGGCTTCGTTCGCGGCTTACGACACAAGGTACCCCATCATACTCCCTCGGAATCACCACGTTACGATCCTCATCATAATGTGGTATCATCACAAGTTCCTGCATGGTAATAAGGAAACGGTGATCAACAACATGCTCCAGCGTTTCCACGTATCCTGCCTACGCGTTGTCGTTCGAAGCGTAACCAGGGAGTGTCAGCAATGCAAGATTCGCAAAGCGAAACCATCGATACCTAGGATGAGCCCGCTACCAGCTGCCAGACTAGGAGCATTTTTCCGGCCATTTACATTCGTCGGTCTGGATTATTTCGGGCCAATGATTATTCGAGTCGGTCGTAGCAACGTGAAACGATGGGTTGCGTTATTCACGTGTCTTTACATCCGTGCCATGCACCTAGAAGTCGTGCATTCGCTTTCAACCGAGTCATGCAAGATGGCTATTCGGCGTTTTGTAGCCAGGCGTGGCTCACCATCAGAAATATACAGCGATAATGCGACAAACTTTCTCGGCGCCTGCAACGAACTTCGAAGCGAGTTTAAAAGTATTAATGAAAGCCTGGCGGAGACTTTCACAAACGCCAGTACGAGATGGCTTTTCATCCCTCCGTCCGTTCCGCATATGGGTGGCGCTTGGGAGCGGATGGTACGGTCAGTTAAAACAGCTTTCTACGCGATAACAACTACCAAGCTTCCAACGGAAGAGATGTTCGGTACAGTATTAGTGGAGGCCGAAGGTATTGTCAATTCCAGGCCTTTGACCTTCCTAGCTTTGGATGAAGGCAACCAAGAATCATTAACACCCAACCATTTCCTCCTTATGAGTTCCAACGGAGTTGTGCAGACACCGAGGAAAATCTACGAGTCGAATGCCATGTGTCGGAGTGACTGGGACCATTGTCGTCGCATGGTGGATCTATTCTGGCGGCGTTGGATCCGCGAGTATCTGCCTGTAATATCAAGAAGGACAAAATGGTTTGGGGAAGTAAGGTCGGTGAAGCAAGGAGATTTGGTAATAGTCGTTGACGATGGACTTCGCAATGGATGGGTGCGTGGACGCGTTCTGAAGGTTCGGCCAGGTCGAGACGGTCGAGTGTGCCAAGCGTGGGTGCAGACATCATCCGGAGTACTTCGAAGACCGGTAGCGAAACTTGCGGTGCTAGACCTGGACTCTGGTAAAACTGGTGCTCGGAGGGGTGACAAGTGTTACGGCCCGGGGAATGTTACGGTGGATATGACCGAACCCGTAAGTCCCCTCGGACGTAGCGTTATTCCTGCGACTGACAGTGACAGGCAAGACAGCTCGAGCTCGATCTGTCATATGATTGAAGGCAAGTCATCATCACCCGGCATAGAGAATAGCAGATTAAGCGTGgtatcatttatttaa